A window of Ictidomys tridecemlineatus isolate mIctTri1 chromosome 1, mIctTri1.hap1, whole genome shotgun sequence contains these coding sequences:
- the Ice1 gene encoding little elongation complex subunit 1 isoform X2 gives MEMEGDFASCRSVNKERPGRANHSIDHVSDEDGNTKVSVSTGDDGDQTHLSDHRQFFDEDLQAAIDFFKLPPPLLSPVPSPPLMSPHPLSSLPSSLAPETYFGEYTDSSDNDSAQLQNSADSLSEDDTTESQDYFGLSRKSKENSIWEEKSKSHEAIQALNKLAVNKVTAVGFETLTTTLREPSTTTSSLAREKHWTVSTEFMSDRKRDILDEAKRQVEIRELVQSEKTSHKPTRGLWVEKLSGSIAQEKEVTTGKSGLCYSPIGKRPLSEITGSEGKTLSSKVIGSPKSQFTKWTLPDEVTSESDCVASSGHFQRISRELAKEREDVQGSTVGESPKPKEDDPGDMMILAGLDAKANFRSSSTSVPVSVRSHPHSSRLKYVNEADIPTQVIPTEPHHSEQKLPTKTFNTLLLQSEPPEYSVRESNLKKNSLGALSPELGASNFDEQKSREREHTNIMKSMPEVYSLSQSVFRKVTKDGQCETQDPRIELTLRKSDLISLVAPRVGSVRSGSSLVKSTSWHQSDLLRRGGEESLRASSEHEQKTNQQLEKPVSALQNRDSSAMLESPREDHCPVEFKATASLLSNQVSVITKQIRPEKIESAHLEHVRLPGNEPTSAAENCGNEADDGSSAVKCGKGDKVTSDLQGVATVKSTSPEISASCRKLDFSSPSGSLLEGNFDCSSNSKLSFSSENILIQSQDPVREDSVQGEVRESRPSPHTTNSDLCGVEGSELPLAEARVSGSCPVEVPGEVIARPVTEALTAASPSCTPQNVPELSKLASGMPSGTVPECIVTTDAAFSSTSCRKDEETPVISPSSLPGTSYCYTGIREGGEEETEVEGSEAFSCSEGEHETESMLGSGQQSATSDPGEDLGDPGAGATEVRPSLEVAYLTSALQDFNISTFTDIDRLSTSEVVMFLESCQLKDFSSGNSVSECSSKGTPNKEMNKELKQSGISEEKCREQSCEEETLETSEEWVESEEDNCSLKDPSQLAQCSLETLSEVLTKIGQELQTNSEDCNGKETGNLILVNIPDSLTTEELKEKAPSQAAVGSTSHIPELLPLTTIGHRSDSPMSDGSHPGDTPEDAAKPPDIGEQGLPEQGGPLTLCPDSTMQPSTEHSSGGEAEATFQCQISTVTSEVINVLINKDQNLVIEKGDNWTIISGVSVSPDVDQVILCDAPGDVAVSQDQRGLEAEFVSGTSMEKSPETSHMGPPFQEPPCGSNLSGAQEDVSNSGQSTNFDKSRLRNRPVKPSIWISSQIYDQTFETQNVASDHTYYNSKLEPSGKNKNRSKMSNKDQSNKPVKTLASGKGETHQSEVPQLPLGERGNTKTQRSQTQPILANADTSTPTDCSPDTLSKIRQEVGPPLPPLLPPLIATPPRTSQPLSPLISSSSPSPPASPAGQITPSCETPVPPMISPWPEDPQRASPGPSPSPSAATTSGRIVSSPLQFCAATPKHALPVPGRLPPGAPGHTAGGGAQENSVKILDTMYPELSARARTLNILKGNIQLSRGSSADSKASPGPLSALIGFKAITSKSTAFIKTGGSSASDASQGRSREMGTQQESGGKRALSASTLKSAKRLRLDSESPEPDTRGAPAEEVHKSLPGSLPQAEVVMSEEESSVPAGSPVSRLSVSTEEAVDLQGTAIAHALKKVAESSFDLLPVIRSHVYVGNISKKPVMRDQEKEVVYEFSTAKKHLADCLLHSILSELKVQKTSRDHSYIHALCRVYVGICRQLGDLERARLFCYSLLKEDFPESEKLTLFIANMWHDVFLSPSVMSTAMQLVARQRAKGEVLNCLRAFLNWEKNAPVDVGIMVSKLLLTIQLSPKTEFQSSEKFGEDLSDNIWEYIFAIDLLCCHKKWIWTHDNIISKELWPVMDKWIKYRKGHTNVAYTPDVIIASILRLIGRLGQLGLKEGFPTAVKNISSVIGMFIQHAQDEDIPWGIQLAAVYALCDLSPSNPVEISKILEAWRRQTSSSIPSAVVSCLEEVGSLSVEGLS, from the exons ATGGAAATGGAGGGTGACTTTGCTTCATGTAGAAGTGTGAATAAAGAGAGGCCTGGCAGAGCAAACCACAGTATTGACCATGTTTCTGATGAGGATGGGAATACTAAGGTCTCAGTGTCAACTGGTGATGATGGTGACCAGACTCACTTATCTGACCATAGGCAGTTTTTCGATGAAGACCTTCAAGCTGCAATTGACTTCTTCAaactccctcctcctcttctgtctcCAGTGCCCTCACCCCCTCTGATGTCACCACACCCACTAAGCTCCTTACCTTCTTCACTTGCACCT GAAACGTACTTTGGAGAGTATACAGATTCCAGCGATAATGACTCGGCCCAGCTACAAAATTCTGCTGACTCTCTTTCAGAAGATGATACAACTGAATCACAGGATTATTTTGGCTTATCTAGAAAAAGTAAAGAGAATAGTATCTGGGAGGAGAAGTCCAAATCACATGAAGCTATCCAGGCTCTAAATAAATTGGCAGTAAATAAAGTGACAGCTGTTGGATTTGAGACTTTAACAACAACACTGAGAGAACCTTCAACAACTACATCCTCTTTAGCTCGGGAAAAGCACTGGACAGTTTCAACTGAATTCATGAGTGATAGAAAAAGAGACATTTTAGATGAGGCCAAAAGACAGGTAGAGATTAGAGAATTGGTTCAGTCAGAGAAGACATCTCATAAGCCCACTAGGGGTCTCTGGGTTGAGAAGCTGTCGGGCAGCATAGCCCAAGAGAAGGAGGTGACCACTGGGAAGTCAGGGTTGTGTTATTCTCCCATTGGCAAGAGGCCATTAAGTGAAATCACTGGATCTGAAGGAAAAACTCTTTCATCCAAAGTGATAGGCTCACCCAAATCACAATTCACTAAGTGGACCCTTCCTGATGAAGTTACTTCTGAATCAGACTGTGTAGCAAGTTCTGGCCATTTTCAGAGAATATCTAGAGAATTggcaaaggaaagagaagatgtGCAAGGGTCCACTGTGGGAGAGTCACCTAAACCTAAGGAGGATGATCCAGGAGATATGATGATTCTGGCAGGGCTTGATGCTAAAGCCAATTTTCGTTCCTCTTCTACCTCGGTACCAGTGTCTGTTCGCAGTCATCCCCATTCTTCACGATTAAAGTACGTTAATGAAGCAGATATTCCAACTCAAGTAATCCCTACTGAACCTCATCATTCAGAACAAAAGTTACCAACTAAAACTTTTAACACCTTACTTCTGCAGTCTGAGCCACCAGAGTATTCTGTAAGAGAAAGCAACCTGAAGAAGAATAGCTTGGGTGCTTTGAGTCCTGAATTGGGAGCATCTAATTTTGATGAacagaagagcagggagagagaaCATACAAATATCATGAAAAGCATGCCCGAAGTCTACTCACTTTCTCAGTCAGTGTTTAGGAAGGTCACAAAAGATGGGCAGTGTGAAACTCAAGATCCAAGAATTGAGCTCACACTTCGTAAATCAGATTTGATTTCACTAGTAGCTCCTCGGGTTGGCTCAGTCAGGAGTGGTTCTAGTCTTGTTAAAAGCACTTCCTGGCACCAGAGTGATTTATTAAGGAGAGGTGGTGAAGAGAGTCTGAGAGCTTCCTCAGAACATGAACAAAAGACTAATCAGCAGTTAGAAAAGCCAGTGTCAGCATTACAGAATAGAGACTCATCAGCCATGCTTGAATCTCCCAGAGAAGATCACTGTCCAGTAGAATTCAAGGCCACTGCTTCATTACTGTCTAATCAAGTGTCAGTTATCACAAAGCAGATAAGACCTGAAAAGATTGAAAGTGCTCACTTGGAACATGTGAGACTTCCTGGGAATGAGCCCACCTCAGCAGCAGAAAACTGTGGTAATGAAGCTGATGATGGTTCTTCTGCAGTGAAATGTGGAAAAGGGGACAAGGTGACATCAGACCTCCAGGGAGTGGCTACTGTGAAAAGCACTTCACCAGAAATTTCTGCCTCTTGTAGAAAACTAGATTTCAGTTCTCCAAGTGGATCTTTACTGGAAGGAAATTTTGATTGTTCCTCAAATAGTAAGTTGTCTTTCTCATCTGAAAACATCCTCATCCAAAGCCAAGACCCTGTTAGGGAAGACTCAGTGCAGGGAGAGGTAAGGGAGTCCAGGCCATCTCCTCACACCACAAATTCAGACCTATGTGGGGTGGAGGGCAGTGAGCTGCCTCTAGCTGAAGCAAGGGTGTCAGGAAGTTGTCCCGTTGAAGTGCCCGGTGAAGTTATAGCAAGACCTGTCACTGAGGCCCTGACTGCTGCAAGCCCTTCTTGCACACCACAGAATGTTCCTGAGCTTTCAAAGTTGGCATCTGGAATGCCTAGTGGCACCGTTCCCGAATGCATTGTCACCACAGATGCTGCTTTTTCTTCAACGTCTTGCAGAAAAGATGAGGAGACACCAGTTATCTCCCCAAGCAGTCTTCCTGGCACCTCATACTGCTACACAGGCATccgggagggaggagaggaggagaccGAGGTGGAGGGGAGTGAGGCCTTCAGCTGCAGTGAGGGTGAGCATGAGACTGAGTCCATGCTGGGGAGTGGACAACAGAGTGCCACCAGTGACCCAGGGGAAGATTTGGGAGATCCAGGGGCTGGAGCAACTGAGGTGAGACCTTCCCTAGAGGTGGCTTATCTGACCTCAGCTCTGCAAGATTTTAACATAAGTACTTTCACTGACATAGACAGACTTTCTACATCAGAAGTTGTAATGTTTCTTGAAAGTTGTCAGCTAAAGGATTTTAGTTCAGGGAATTCTGTTTCAGAATGTTCTAGTAAAGGAACCCcaaacaaagaaatgaacaaagagTTAAAGCAAAGTGGAATCTCCGAAGAAAAATGTAGGGAGCAATCCTGTGAAGAAGAAACACTTGAGACCTCCGAAGAGTGGGTTGAATCTGAAGAAGATAATTGTTCTTTAAAAGATCCAAGTCAACTTGCTCAGTGTTCTTTGGAAACACTATCTGAAGTTCTCACCAAGATTGGGCAAGAACTGCAGACAAACTCTGAGGACTGTAATGGTAAAGAAACTGGTAATTTAATTCTTGTAAATATCCCTGATAGCCTGACAACTgaagaattgaaagaaaaagcCCCATCTCAGGCAGCAGTTGGTTCCACATCCCATATCCCTGAACTGCTCCCACTTACCACCATTGGGCACAGAAGTGACTCTCCCATGAGTGATGGATCTCATCCTGGGGACACACCTGAGGATGCAGCCAAGCCCCCTGACATTGGAGAGCAGGGCCTGCCAGAACAAGGGGGGCCGTTGACCCTGTGTCCTGACTCCACAATGCAGCCAAGCACAGAGCACAGTTCtggtggggaggcagaggcaacGTTTCAATGTCAGATATCCACAGTGACCTCAGAAGTTATCAATGTACTTATAAATAAGGATCAGAATCTTGTCATTGAAAAGGGGGACAACTGGACAATCATCAGTGGTGTGTCTGTCTCACCAGATGTGGACCAGGTTATACTGTGTGATGCTCCTGGGGATGTAGCTGTTTCTCAGGATCAGAGAGGGCTAGAAGCTGAGTTTGTTTCAGGGACTTCTATGGAGAAGTCCCCAGAGACCAGTCACATGGGCCCTCCCTTTCAGGAGCCTCCTTGTGGCAGTAATCTTTCAGGTGCTCAAGAGGATGTTTCAAACAGTGGTCAGAGTACCAACTTTGATAAAAGTCGCTTGCGGAACAGACCTGTTAAGCCCAGCATATGGATTAGTTCTCAAATATACGATCAAACATTTGAGACTCAAAATGTTGCGTCTGATCACACATATTATAACTCAAAACTAGAGCCATCTGGTAAAAATAAGAATCGATCAAAGATGTCAAACAAAGATCAGTCAAACAAACCAGTAAAGACTTTGGCATCAGGCAAAGGTGAAACTCATCAGAGTGAGGTTCCTCAGTTGCCTTTGGGGGAAAGAGGTAACACCAAAACTCAAAGAAGTCAAACTCAGCCCATTCTGGCAAATGCAGATACCTCTACTCCCACAGATTGTTCTCCTGACACTTTGAGCAAGATACGGCAAGAGGTgggtcctcctctgcctcctctgctccctccttTGATAGCAACACCTCCAAGGACTTCACAGCCACTTTCTCCTCTGATATCAAGTTCTAGTCCTTCCCCGCCAGCCTCTCCTGCTGGCCAGATTACTCCCTCATGTGAAACTCCAGTGCCTCCTATGATATCTCCATGGCCAGAAGACCCCCAGCGGGCTTCTCCAGGGCCCTCTCCATCTCCGTCTGCTGCAACAACCAGTGGCAGGATAGTGTCCTCTCCTTTGCAGTTCTGTGCAGCCACACCAAAGCATGCACTTCCTGTGCCCGGCAGACTCCCACCTGGCGCTCCTGGTCACACTGCTGGGGGAGGGGCTCAAGAGAATTCTGTCAAAATCCTTGATACCATGTACCCAGAGTTATCTGCCAGGGCCCGGACCCTCAACATCCTCAAGGGGAACATCCAGCTTTCCCGAGGTTCCTCTGCAGACAGTAAGGCCTCACCAGGGCCCCTCAGTGCTCTGATTGGCTTCAAAGCCATCACTTCAAAATCGACTGCTTTCATCAAAACAGGGGGTAGCTCTGCCAGTGATGCTAGCCAAGGTAGGTCAAGAGAGATGGGGACTCAGCAGGAGTCAGGTGGGAAAAGAGCACTGTCGGCTTCCACACTAAAGAGTGCAAAGAGATTGCGCCTGGACAGTGAGTCCCCAGAACCAGACACCAGGGGAGCCCCTGCAGAAGAAGTCCACAAGAGCCTCCCCGGAAGCCTCCCTCAGGCTGAAGTTGTCATGTCAGAGGAGGAGAGTTCTGTCCCAGCTGGCAGTCCAGTGTCACGGTTGTCTGTCAGCACAGAAGAAGCCGTGGACTTGCAAGGCACAGCCATAGCTCATGCTCTCAAGAAAGTTGCTGAGTCTTCTTTTGACCTGCTACCTGTAATTCGTAGTCATGTGTATGTGGGAAACATCTCCAAAAAGCCTGTAATGCGAGACCAGGAGAAAGAAGTTGTGTATGAGTTTAGCACAGCAAAAAAG CATTTGGCAGACTGCTTGCTTCACTCTATTCTCTCAGAACTAAAAGTTCAGAAGACATCAAGGGACCACAGTTACATCCATGCCCTGTGCAGAGTGTATGTGGGCATCTGCCGGCAACTGGGAGACCTGGAAAGAGCTCGCTTGTTCTGCTATAGTCTGCTGAAGGAAG ATTTTCCAGAGTCTGAGAAGTTGACTTTGTTTATTGCCAACATGTGGCATGATGTATTTCTCTCTCCCTCGGTGATGAGTACAGCCATGCAGTTGGTTGCCAGGCAACGTGCTAAAGGAGAGGTTCTGAACTGCTTGAGAGCCTTTCTCAATTGGGAAAAG aatgcACCTGTAGATGTTGGCATCATGGTTTCTAAGCTACTTTTGACCATACAGCTAAGTCCAAAAACAGAATTTCAGTCCAGTGAGAAGTTTGGAGAAGACTTAAGTGATAACATTTGGGAATATATATTTGCCATTGATTTACTCTGCTGTCATAAGAAATGGATTTGGACACATGATAACATCATAAG TAAGGAGCTGTGGCCCGTCATGGATAAGTGGATAAAGTATAGAAAAGGACACACAAATGTGGCATACACTCCCGACGTTATCATAGCATCCATCCTTAGACTGATTG GTCGCTTGGGCCAATTGGGTTTGAAGGAAGGATTTCCAACTGCTGTGAAAAATATTAGTTCGGTTATTGGTATGTTCATACAACATGCTCAGGATGAAG ATATACCATGGGGAATACAGTTAGCAGCTGTATATGCTCTTTGTGACTTGAGTCCCAGCAACCCAGTGGAAATTTCCAAGATCCTAGAAGCTTGGCGGAGACAGACCTCCAGCAGCATCCCATCTGCAGTCGTCAGCTGCCTGGAAGAAGTCGGctccctgagtgtggaggggctCAGCTGA